The Corvus hawaiiensis isolate bCorHaw1 chromosome 2, bCorHaw1.pri.cur, whole genome shotgun sequence genome includes a window with the following:
- the TPP1 gene encoding tripeptidyl-peptidase 1 isoform X2, producing the protein MARGCWGIPAMLALCVAAWSCATGLALELERDQPFRVPPGWAHAGRVDPGYPVQLTFALRQRGTVQLTRLVEAVSDPQSPQYGQYLSLEQVRDLVQPSPATLMTVLKWLQGHGVEDCRSVTTLDFLECYLPVSTAERLLPGAEFHRYVQGQRSLVRSPLPYSVPAELAEHLDFVGGMHRFPTERVAGSRAGARKDPRLTRVLFHLGVTPAVLRQRYNMTGRDVGLLPNNSQACAQFLEQYFHQADLAEFMQLFGSGFAHRTQVDRVVGHQGHGRAGLEASLDVEYIMSTGANVSTWVFSNAGRHESQEPFLAWLLLLSNMSALPWVHSVSYGDDEDSLSYAYMERVNTEFMKAAARGLTILFASGDEGAGCRRVHSGNHTFRPSFPASSPYVTTVGGTSFKNPFLVTEEVTDYISGGGFSNVFPMPEYQAAAVGHFLHSASKLPPSSYFNSSGRAYPDLAALSDNYWVVTNRIPLPWVSGTSASTPVVAGMVALINDRRLQRGLAPLGFLNPALYQLQKQGLGDAFYDGGPCAPEVAVSGLRAVPEPPR; encoded by the exons ATGGCGCGCGG GTGTTGGGGGATCCCCGCCATGCTGGCGCTGTGTGTGGCCGCCTGGAGCTGCGCCACGGGGCTGGCGCTGGAGCTGGAGCGGGACCAGCCGTTCCG CGTGCCCCCTGGCTGGGCCCATGCTGGCCGTGTGGATCCTGGGTACCCAGTGCAGCTGACCTTCGCCCTGCGGCAGCGCGGCACTGTCCAGCTCACCCGCCTTGTCGAGGCTGTCTCGGACCCTCAGTCCCCACAATACG GGCAGTACCTGTccctggagcaggtgagggaCTTGGTCCAGCCTTCTCCAGCCACGCTGATGACAGTGCTGAAGTGGCTGCAAGGCCATGGTGTAGAGGACTGCCGGAGTGTCACCACCCTTGACTTCCTGGAGTGTTATCTGCCCGTAAG CACGGCTGAGCgcctgctccctggggcagagTTTCACCGGTACGTGCAGGGCCAGCGCAGCCTGGTGCGGTCCCCACTGCCCTAcagtgtccctgcagagctcGCAGAGCACCTGGACTTTG tggGTGGGATGCACCGGTTCCCCACGGAGCGCgtggcaggcagcagagccggGGCCAGGAAGGACCCGCGGTTGACAAGAGTGTTGTTCCACCTGGGCGTGACACCGGCCGTCCTGCGCCAGAGATACAACATGACAGGGAGGGACGTGGGGCTCCTGCCCAACAACAGCCAGGCCTGTGCACAG TTTCTCGAGCAGTACTTCCACCAAGCTGACCTGGCTGAGTTCATGCAGCTCTTTGGCAGTGGCTTTGCCCACCGCACACAGGTGGACCGGGTGGTGGGGCACCAGggccatggcagagctgggctggaggcCAGCCTGGACGTGGAGTACATCATGAGCACAGGCGCCAATGTCTCCACCTGGGTCTTCAGCAATGCAG GGCGCCATGAGAGCCAGGAGCCcttcctggcctggctgctgctgctcagcaacaTGTCTGCGCTGCCCTGGGTGCATTCGGTGAGCTATGGGGATGACGAGGACAGCCTGTCCTACGCCTACATGGAGCGCGTCAACACCGAGTTCATGAAGGCGGCGGCCCGTGGCCTCACCATCCTGTTTGCCTCAG GTGATGAAGGTGCTGGGTGCCGGCGGGTGCACAGTGGGAACCACACGTTCCGGCCCAGCTTCCCAGCCTCCAG CCCCTATGTCACCACTGTGGGTGGCACGTCCTTCAAGAACCCCTTCCTGGTGACAGAGGAGGTGACGGATTACATCAGTGGGGGTGGCTTCAGCAACGTCTTCCCCATGCCCGAGTACCAG GCCGCTGCTGTCGGGCATTTCCTGCACTCAGCCTCGAAGCTGCCACCCAGCTCCTACTTCAACAGCAGCGGCCGCGCTTACCCTGACCTGGCTGCGCTCTCCGACAACTACTGGGTGGTGACAAACCGCATCCCATTGCCCTGGGTGTCAGGGACCTCG GCGTCCACACCGGTGGTGGCAGGCATGGTGGCACTGATTAACGACCGGCGCCTGCAACGGGGGCTGGCACCCCTTGGCTTCCTCAACCCTGCGCTCTACCAGCTGCAGAAGCAAGGGCTTGGTGATGCATTCTACGAC GGTGGTCCCTGTGCCCCGGAGGTCGCTGTCTCGGGACTGCGGGCGGTCCCTGAGCCCCCGCGCTGA
- the TPP1 gene encoding tripeptidyl-peptidase 1 isoform X1, translating to MARGCWGIPAMLALCVAAWSCATGLALELERDQPFRVPPGWAHAGRVDPGYPVQLTFALRQRGTVQLTRLVEAVSDPQSPQYGQYLSLEQVRDLVQPSPATLMTVLKWLQGHGVEDCRSVTTLDFLECYLPVSTAERLLPGAEFHRYVQGQRSLVRSPLPYSVPAELAEHLDFVGGMHRFPTERVAGSRAGARKDPRLTRVLFHLGVTPAVLRQRYNMTGRDVGLLPNNSQACAQFLEQYFHQADLAEFMQLFGSGFAHRTQVDRVVGHQGHGRAGLEASLDVEYIMSTGANVSTWVFSNAGRHESQEPFLAWLLLLSNMSALPWVHSVSYGDDEDSLSYAYMERVNTEFMKAAARGLTILFASGDEGAGCRRVHSGNHTFRPSFPASSPYVTTVGGTSFKNPFLVTEEVTDYISGGGFSNVFPMPEYQAAAVGHFLHSASKLPPSSYFNSSGRAYPDLAALSDNYWVVTNRIPLPWVSGTSASTPVVAGMVALINDRRLQRGLAPLGFLNPALYQLQKQGLGDAFYDVIQGCHLSCLDGTVQGQGFCASPAWDPVTGWGTPNFPRLLRALGPR from the exons ATGGCGCGCGG GTGTTGGGGGATCCCCGCCATGCTGGCGCTGTGTGTGGCCGCCTGGAGCTGCGCCACGGGGCTGGCGCTGGAGCTGGAGCGGGACCAGCCGTTCCG CGTGCCCCCTGGCTGGGCCCATGCTGGCCGTGTGGATCCTGGGTACCCAGTGCAGCTGACCTTCGCCCTGCGGCAGCGCGGCACTGTCCAGCTCACCCGCCTTGTCGAGGCTGTCTCGGACCCTCAGTCCCCACAATACG GGCAGTACCTGTccctggagcaggtgagggaCTTGGTCCAGCCTTCTCCAGCCACGCTGATGACAGTGCTGAAGTGGCTGCAAGGCCATGGTGTAGAGGACTGCCGGAGTGTCACCACCCTTGACTTCCTGGAGTGTTATCTGCCCGTAAG CACGGCTGAGCgcctgctccctggggcagagTTTCACCGGTACGTGCAGGGCCAGCGCAGCCTGGTGCGGTCCCCACTGCCCTAcagtgtccctgcagagctcGCAGAGCACCTGGACTTTG tggGTGGGATGCACCGGTTCCCCACGGAGCGCgtggcaggcagcagagccggGGCCAGGAAGGACCCGCGGTTGACAAGAGTGTTGTTCCACCTGGGCGTGACACCGGCCGTCCTGCGCCAGAGATACAACATGACAGGGAGGGACGTGGGGCTCCTGCCCAACAACAGCCAGGCCTGTGCACAG TTTCTCGAGCAGTACTTCCACCAAGCTGACCTGGCTGAGTTCATGCAGCTCTTTGGCAGTGGCTTTGCCCACCGCACACAGGTGGACCGGGTGGTGGGGCACCAGggccatggcagagctgggctggaggcCAGCCTGGACGTGGAGTACATCATGAGCACAGGCGCCAATGTCTCCACCTGGGTCTTCAGCAATGCAG GGCGCCATGAGAGCCAGGAGCCcttcctggcctggctgctgctgctcagcaacaTGTCTGCGCTGCCCTGGGTGCATTCGGTGAGCTATGGGGATGACGAGGACAGCCTGTCCTACGCCTACATGGAGCGCGTCAACACCGAGTTCATGAAGGCGGCGGCCCGTGGCCTCACCATCCTGTTTGCCTCAG GTGATGAAGGTGCTGGGTGCCGGCGGGTGCACAGTGGGAACCACACGTTCCGGCCCAGCTTCCCAGCCTCCAG CCCCTATGTCACCACTGTGGGTGGCACGTCCTTCAAGAACCCCTTCCTGGTGACAGAGGAGGTGACGGATTACATCAGTGGGGGTGGCTTCAGCAACGTCTTCCCCATGCCCGAGTACCAG GCCGCTGCTGTCGGGCATTTCCTGCACTCAGCCTCGAAGCTGCCACCCAGCTCCTACTTCAACAGCAGCGGCCGCGCTTACCCTGACCTGGCTGCGCTCTCCGACAACTACTGGGTGGTGACAAACCGCATCCCATTGCCCTGGGTGTCAGGGACCTCG GCGTCCACACCGGTGGTGGCAGGCATGGTGGCACTGATTAACGACCGGCGCCTGCAACGGGGGCTGGCACCCCTTGGCTTCCTCAACCCTGCGCTCTACCAGCTGCAGAAGCAAGGGCTTGGTGATGCATTCTACGAC GTGATCCAGGGCTGCCACCTGTCTTGCCTGGACGGCAccgtgcagggccagggcttcTGCGCCAGCCCCGCCTGGGACCCCGTCACCGGCTGGGGCACCCCCAACTTCCCGCGATTGCTGCGGGCACTAGGGCCGCGCTGA
- the TPP1 gene encoding tripeptidyl-peptidase 1 isoform X3 translates to MARGCWGIPAMLALCVAAWSCATGLALELERDQPFRVPPGWAHAGRVDPGYPVQLTFALRQRGTVQLTRLVEAVSDPQSPQYGQYLSLEQVRDLVQPSPATLMTVLKWLQGHGVEDCRSVTTLDFLECYLPVSTAERLLPGAEFHRYVQGQRSLVRSPLPYSVPAELAEHLDFGRHESQEPFLAWLLLLSNMSALPWVHSVSYGDDEDSLSYAYMERVNTEFMKAAARGLTILFASGDEGAGCRRVHSGNHTFRPSFPASSPYVTTVGGTSFKNPFLVTEEVTDYISGGGFSNVFPMPEYQAAAVGHFLHSASKLPPSSYFNSSGRAYPDLAALSDNYWVVTNRIPLPWVSGTSASTPVVAGMVALINDRRLQRGLAPLGFLNPALYQLQKQGLGDAFYDVIQGCHLSCLDGTVQGQGFCASPAWDPVTGWGTPNFPRLLRALGPR, encoded by the exons ATGGCGCGCGG GTGTTGGGGGATCCCCGCCATGCTGGCGCTGTGTGTGGCCGCCTGGAGCTGCGCCACGGGGCTGGCGCTGGAGCTGGAGCGGGACCAGCCGTTCCG CGTGCCCCCTGGCTGGGCCCATGCTGGCCGTGTGGATCCTGGGTACCCAGTGCAGCTGACCTTCGCCCTGCGGCAGCGCGGCACTGTCCAGCTCACCCGCCTTGTCGAGGCTGTCTCGGACCCTCAGTCCCCACAATACG GGCAGTACCTGTccctggagcaggtgagggaCTTGGTCCAGCCTTCTCCAGCCACGCTGATGACAGTGCTGAAGTGGCTGCAAGGCCATGGTGTAGAGGACTGCCGGAGTGTCACCACCCTTGACTTCCTGGAGTGTTATCTGCCCGTAAG CACGGCTGAGCgcctgctccctggggcagagTTTCACCGGTACGTGCAGGGCCAGCGCAGCCTGGTGCGGTCCCCACTGCCCTAcagtgtccctgcagagctcGCAGAGCACCTGGACTTTG GGCGCCATGAGAGCCAGGAGCCcttcctggcctggctgctgctgctcagcaacaTGTCTGCGCTGCCCTGGGTGCATTCGGTGAGCTATGGGGATGACGAGGACAGCCTGTCCTACGCCTACATGGAGCGCGTCAACACCGAGTTCATGAAGGCGGCGGCCCGTGGCCTCACCATCCTGTTTGCCTCAG GTGATGAAGGTGCTGGGTGCCGGCGGGTGCACAGTGGGAACCACACGTTCCGGCCCAGCTTCCCAGCCTCCAG CCCCTATGTCACCACTGTGGGTGGCACGTCCTTCAAGAACCCCTTCCTGGTGACAGAGGAGGTGACGGATTACATCAGTGGGGGTGGCTTCAGCAACGTCTTCCCCATGCCCGAGTACCAG GCCGCTGCTGTCGGGCATTTCCTGCACTCAGCCTCGAAGCTGCCACCCAGCTCCTACTTCAACAGCAGCGGCCGCGCTTACCCTGACCTGGCTGCGCTCTCCGACAACTACTGGGTGGTGACAAACCGCATCCCATTGCCCTGGGTGTCAGGGACCTCG GCGTCCACACCGGTGGTGGCAGGCATGGTGGCACTGATTAACGACCGGCGCCTGCAACGGGGGCTGGCACCCCTTGGCTTCCTCAACCCTGCGCTCTACCAGCTGCAGAAGCAAGGGCTTGGTGATGCATTCTACGAC GTGATCCAGGGCTGCCACCTGTCTTGCCTGGACGGCAccgtgcagggccagggcttcTGCGCCAGCCCCGCCTGGGACCCCGTCACCGGCTGGGGCACCCCCAACTTCCCGCGATTGCTGCGGGCACTAGGGCCGCGCTGA